Sequence from the candidate division WOR-3 bacterium genome:
CAATAAAACTTATCATTATCTTATATCTTATAATCTGTCTTAGTAATATATCCGCCATTACTACGACGCGATCTATTCCTGACAAAATGTTCATTTGGGATAAAAAATGGTTGGATATTAACCGCTGGCGATGTCCTTTTTATAATAACGGCCGATATGCTTTTGATGAAACTACTACCGATGGCGCAGGTAGATGGCCTTATCCACTTGACAATACTTATATTTTTGGTGCTGGACTATGGGTCGGGGCAATTTCTGGTAACGATACTTTAGTTACAGTTGGATATAATCCAAATACCGCAAGAAGTGAGTTCTTTCCAACACCAGTTAGATATTGGCGTGAAGGAACTGGTAATCCTTTAGATAGGATTTATAAATATCCTAATGATTGGCCACCACCACAAACAAGATTTGGCTATGATACCACTCTTGTACCACAAAGAAACATATCGCTACAAGATATGTGGTGTGTCTATTGCGATTCATCTCCTGTATATCATGATACACCTTTTGGAAGACCTTTAGGTATCGAAGTTTATCAAACAATTTATGCCTGGGATTATCCAACCCTTGAGGATGTGTTCTTTATTAAATATCGAATAAAAAATGTATCAGGACAAACACTGCGCCAGATGTATTTAGGTATTTGTGCTGACCCGGATATAGGGATGTATAATGACGATATGGTTGGAATTATAAGAAAGCGGTGTATCGGTAGTGATACAATCCGTGATGTCGCGTTTGCTGGGGACTATGATAATACTGAATCTAATAATCCCCCATATTGGGAATCCGGAACGCCCGGCGTAGTTGCTTATAAATTCTTAGATGGTCCAAGACGACCAGATGGCACAGTTATAGGAATGACTGCATTCAAAAAATTCACAATTGATTATGACCCGACCACAAACCGTAATCAGTATTTAACTTTGGCTGGATATGATTATCGCACGCTAATTTACTCACCTTATGATTCAATTGATCTATCCCCCGGAGATAAGAGATTTCTAATGTGCACCGGCCCATTTAATCTTTTACGCGATTCAGTTGCAACAATTATTATTGCTGTGATTGGTGCTCCTTATGGCGATAATGGAGAATTATGGTATAATCGAGACACAAATGACTTGAAACCTTTATGCCGAATTGCCAACAACGTCCAACGATTTTATAACTCAAGATACCTAACACACCAAACAAGAGTTATTCATCCCAATGGCGGTGAATATCTTTCAGGATTTGCTCAAATCACTTACCAAGCAACAAGTAGTACTACTAATCCTTTACTTATTGACCTGCTATATTCATCTGACTGGGGAATCAGTTGGGATACTTTAGCAACCGGACTATCTAATACAGGTGTATATAATTGGCAAACATTAAATCATCCAGACGGTGTTTGTTATTTATTACGAGTTATGGCATACGATACAATTACTAGTGGTTCGGATGTTTCTGATTCATTGTTCGCGATCAATAATCCTGGTAATGCTCCTCCATATATTAAAATCTTATCGCCTAGTTCGCAATATGGACTACCCGAATCACTCTCAGGGATTTGTAGTATTCGTTGGTTCGCCCGTGACCCCGAATTTCGAGATAGTTTGCGTATAGATATTTTATTACGAAAAAG
This genomic interval carries:
- a CDS encoding T9SS type A sorting domain-containing protein, translated to MFIWDKKWLDINRWRCPFYNNGRYAFDETTTDGAGRWPYPLDNTYIFGAGLWVGAISGNDTLVTVGYNPNTARSEFFPTPVRYWREGTGNPLDRIYKYPNDWPPPQTRFGYDTTLVPQRNISLQDMWCVYCDSSPVYHDTPFGRPLGIEVYQTIYAWDYPTLEDVFFIKYRIKNVSGQTLRQMYLGICADPDIGMYNDDMVGIIRKRCIGSDTIRDVAFAGDYDNTESNNPPYWESGTPGVVAYKFLDGPRRPDGTVIGMTAFKKFTIDYDPTTNRNQYLTLAGYDYRTLIYSPYDSIDLSPGDKRFLMCTGPFNLLRDSVATIIIAVIGAPYGDNGELWYNRDTNDLKPLCRIANNVQRFYNSRYLTHQTRVIHPNGGEYLSGFAQITYQATSSTTNPLLIDLLYSSDWGISWDTLATGLSNTGVYNWQTLNHPDGVCYLLRVMAYDTITSGSDVSDSLFAINNPGNAPPYIKILSPSSQYGLPESLSGICSIRWFARDPEFRDSLRIDILLRKSQDTIYKPLALNEANDRLYVWDSKRTANGDYWLKLKTFDEQFVTYDSVYVKVRNRISGGNIIHYHGICNLLNIRVWIHYPESLTGHQYEISFREPKPPAGTGIVRYGYDVIDLSTQDTVLKQYYFSAYPTYDFSPIVKGFSIETRSAISSPNFKFDSVKVMSGNYPQDFLSVVSLPSSYQWPFRGSRYKLYWTNYPGSYRTLQVYDIDYGIYIPFRRFQPQPNWIDSAYGWCFLNNNFRSPSDTLRLGIDRYIYICGGIIRLNPSEPITILPDSGSQWIVYPCTLRTPVNGNKYRFQPTYGIQENLFSTTKIQLLSSYPNPFSNRIMINYFIPYTTFATISVYDVTGRKIHTLHQGSTKPGWHTLSWNGVNNNGKKITTGIYFVKLTALGQSLCKKITFIR